A window of the Artemia franciscana chromosome 21, ASM3288406v1, whole genome shotgun sequence genome harbors these coding sequences:
- the LOC136040895 gene encoding prisilkin-39-like, giving the protein MKYILLFTVGVATILAEQAARPEEALQVADTKHHKYYPSYRYHSYGHPSYSSYGSGYRWKRDISELETPVEEALEGAETKHYKHYPSYGYRSYGHPSYSSYGYGHPSYSSYDSGYRWKRDLSELEAPVEEALEGAETKNYKHYPSYGYRSYGHPSYSSYSYGHPSYSSYGSGYRWKRDLSEAEPTVEEVLEGAETKHYKHYPSYKYRSHYPSYGYGHPLYGSSYGRYH; this is encoded by the exons ATGAAATAT attcttctttttactgtcgGTGTTGCTACCATACTGGCTGAACAGGCAGCACGACCTGAAGAAGCACTACAAGTTGCGGACACAAAACACCATAAATACTACCCATCGTATAGATATCATAGTTATGGCCACCCATCTTACAGCTCCTATGGTAGTGGTTACAGATGgaaaagagatatttctgagcTAGAAACACCAGTTGAAGAAGCTCTAGAAGGTGCAGAAACAAAACACTATAAACACTACCCATCATATGGGTATCGTAGCTATGGTCACCCATCTTACAGCTCTTATGGTTATGGCCACCCATCTTATAGCTCCTATGACAGTGGTTACAGATGGAAAAGAGACCTTTCTGAACTAGAAGCACCAGTTGAAGAAGCTCTAGAAGGTGcagaaacaaaaaactataaacaCTACCCATCATATGGGTATCGTAGCTATGGTCACCCATCTTACAGCTCTTATAGTTATGGCCACCCGTCTTATAGCTCCTATGGCAGTGGTTACAGATGGAAAAGAGACCTTTCTGAAGCAGAACCCACAGTAGAAGAAGTTTTAGAGGGTGCAGAAACAAAACATTATAAACATTACCCCTCTTACAAATACCGTAGTCATTACCCTTCTTATGGGTATGGCCACCCATTATATGGATCTAGTTATGGAAGATATCATtag